The genomic segment atttatacagaaattaaaatattttttatcttttaaaaataataattatattaaaaataaaacaacaaaaataaaatgtatctaattattattattattttttaaaaaatttgtcctgtccagccactcaggcaaatcatattgttgatgtagataaaTAATGAAAGTATGTTTGATTCCTACTAtcatatcggccaatactcagagCTCCAATATTGCTATCGTATCaagacatccctaattttgacaACAGTTTTTCATATGAGACTACATGTTAAACACGGCAATCTATTAAATTGATGCAACAAATGAATGTCATCTTTAAGCCTTTTCGAATCCTGTAACATACACTGAAATTCCTGAAAAATTAAATCTAACAAATTATGAGAAATACAGTAAGTATCCACTGAACATTTTggcctttgattaaaaacatttatacatacacttgtgcatataatcacgtttcatcaaacatatattaacattgtttCCCCATGGGGAAACTGGGTAGAACACAGCACACTGatgaagcttaacctattttttactataacaatctacaaggttaacacAGTTTgtttctttcttcccctccatttatctgctttcttttgcaattctagttatcattacatatatgtattgttgcattataaactattgtattgttgataatacaggtaattattattattcattatcaatagtgctatttcctTTGATGTTTGTATtcctccatttgtagtgcaatgatgttcattgtcatttctgtgttattaatatttatttcactaactggcTCTTTGCTATAattttttgtatcatatttgtacatatcgtatttgctgatgtttttgtctctctgtcttattccCCTCTTGTacctgcaatttccccctctgtatgATTtgcgcatctacatcaacaatatgatttgccttagtTGCTAAAcaggacaaaaatacaaacatttactgGAAAAAGTTGCTCATGACTCACTAGCGCCTCTCGAGGAACACAGTTGTATTACAGTCTGCTGAGCACTGGTGACAGAAACAAcggatgcgtgtgtgtgtgtttggtatcGACATGTGTGCACCTCCTGTAACGGGCTGAGGGAGGTGCTGTGGCGAGCAAAGTCGAGGTGGCAATGAGCAACTCCGAGAGCAGGCAAGTGTCGCAGCGCCACGTCCTCGGGCAGCAGCAGAGTCTGAACCAAAGCTGGCCGCTCGCACTCGTTGAGCAGCTCCGTCACGTCCGGGTCGAGGTCGACCTCTGAGAAGTACACGTCAGCAGGGTATGTGAAGTGGCGAAGCTAACGCATAGTGCAGACAGGCAGCAACTCACCGGCCTCCAGCATCCTGTTGCCATCTGGAAGCAGGTTGAGGAGCACAGACAGTCGGTTCCAGAGGCTCTGAGAACTCTGCAGAGAGCAAAGATTATTTCTTGACAGCTGCACTCGACGAGGGTAAGGGTTGGTTGGTGGGGGGAACACAGACTGGCGTGCCCTCACCTGTGCACACATGAGGATGATGTCGGTGTTGGTTCTGAGCCAGTCGATGAAGACCTTCACCACCTGGATTAAGCCCTGATTGGTCAGGATCTCCAGCTTCTCCAGCAGCGTCTTCTCACTGTGCACAGATTGCACACTGTGCTGGCTGCCTTCTGCGTCCGAGTCCACGTCTGACAGAGGAAATTCAATCCCGTAGTTGGAATGCTTCTAAAATACTTCTAAAAAGGAGCAACATTACCATTTTCATTTGTTCCATTGGGGGCACTCTGGTTGTCATCGCAGGTGGAGTCCATGGCAGTGGGTGGGGTCTCCTGGGGTGGAGGGGTGGAGTGGTTGGCGGAGGCAGGAGCACCGGAAGCAGCTTGAGGCCTGAGGAGCTTGTTGCTGAAGGTGGGCGCCAGGCGGAAGCAGCGCTTTGCTTGGAAGAGCTGAGAGGACATGGCCTGAAGGTTGCTGCTGATGCTGGCCTCGTTCGCCACCGGGGGCCCGTTGGTGGTGGGGGGTGTGTCGACGCTCCTGTCCCCGCCCTCCTCCTTGGGTTGCTCTTCGTTTTCTTCTTCGTCCTGGTGCTCTGGGGCTTGGACCTCGTGGTTGTCGCAGTTCTCCGAGTCGTCAATGTCCTCCAGGTCCGAGCGGGACTCCTGGCTGTTCATGTCCGAGTCGGTCTCCACGTCGAAAGCCGTCCcgccttcttcctcctcctctgagCCACTCCCCCAGCAGCCCTCCTCGCCCAGCGGGTTGTTCTTCACCTCTTTACGGAGCGTAGACTGCTCGGGCGGCACGCCGGGCGGTGGGCGACCGGCTGAAGCGGCGCAGTCTCTCGTCGTCGctgcctcctcctcttcttcatcGTCGTCTTCGCTCTCAAAGCCTTCGCTCAGGTCGCTCTCGTCTTCCTCCCCTCGGTGGTCTTTGCGGCCACAGCGGCGCCTGCGTAGCCGAGAGAGGCGGGTgtacttcttcttctgcttctgttTTTCCTCGTCTTCCACGCCGCTGTTCTTCTTGGCACCGACTTCGTTCTGCTCTTCCTCATCCTCTCGCTCCAGGGATCCGTTCTGCAGAGGCCTCTCTTCAGACCCATCAGCAGGCAAAGCCTCCCTCGTCTCCAGGTCATCTAGAGGTGGAAAAAAGGATCACTCGCTGAATtgggtaatttaaaaaaaaaaacgcagcaTGCTCCATTTCTCAGTACAGGGAAAGTTCAAATTTATCATCGTGGTTggatttataaaattaaaaataaaaaggctTGAGACACACCTTTTTAAATCAGGCTTTTTCTTGATCATGttaaattattgtttattttcataagtaatgccaaactattaatcgatttaaactgttATACAAACATTGGGTCTGGTTAAAATAtaaagatgagggtctttaatatgaattgctgttgtactctgtctcatagTGTTAGCATGTGCTCAAAGTTTCCTTCCCATCATtaatatattgtctattaccattgttagtAATGTTCATTCTTCTTACATTGTtgctacaaattattgttacagtgtaataattacctgtggtaatgccaccatgatataacatttgtattataatccttgaacaacgTAACAGAGAAACTCAATgcattaatcactgaatggagaactgggagtGGGATTAAAcgagttatcttcttcccactccctttcatgCAAAACTGGATCGTCACGTTTACATATTGTACATTCCCTTTTGCATTATATGAATTGATATTATCAtatgttgtctaccttgtactttttctGTGTCATTgcctaaaataaattaaatgaatgaacaaaattatttaatgtgttttctatcttaattactaatattactactattattctctcaatgttatgttttaataatttattaatgtattatttatatttaattttttacataaattgtatcatattttttataaacatttttagatggcgttaatttgagttattctccagtgtggacgcccCAAAGGTGCcgtttttcctcaaatcctcagtgctaTGCCTCGTTTTTGATTTTGCTTTATTGTCAatatttctgtgtgtgtgtgtgtgtgtgtgtgtaagtgttttcttcttttcttctattttgtttgtacagcactttgtgtttgccacttgcctgtgtatgaaaagtgccatataaataaagttggattTGAAAAAAGGGACTGCAAAGAGATGAAGGGTGTACTCACTCAGACTCTTGTGCTTGTACCATCCCTTCTACAGCTATTTATCATTTGTCTTATTTGGAATCGTTCGGATTATATGTATTTTGTGCAAGGTTGTAGGGCAATCTATGCTTCTTACGATCATAAAAATATTATACTCAAAGGGTTCCTGAGCTTGTAACGGTGAAAGGGATAAGTAATGAGTGATAAAAGAGCATGTCTACTATCAGTTTGGGATCTCACCATGGttgatactttttatttgacagtatGCACAATCATTACTCactaaaatcaacaaaaaagTAAAGCATTTCCGTGTTAACGTAACCACGGACGGAATCACAGCATTGGCCAATACAACAGAGTCCGCTGTTAAAAGCAGAATATAACAAATGTGAGAGAAATGCTGTCATtatgaggagaaggaacatttgtttgggaaaataatgtgtccgggAACGCTCATTCATCCCCGAAACACGTCCTGAACTAAACGATATGGAGACAGCCACTTGAAACTcggaagctaaagctagcaagaacaatccatacacccgcaacacatctcatctgcttgtatTGTTGTTAACGGAATCATGGGTGTAAGATTAATGTACAAACAGGACAAaagtcgcaacttgagaggctccctctttttttttcttttttaagtctTCGTCTTACTTGTCAAGCTCAGAACAGCGGCACACTTCCCCCTTTCAAAATAACAGCGCTGTGTGCAACATccagtctgactgcgctaacaaaataaaggtttcaaaaaaggacCTAACGCAAGCGTAATGTGcttaaaacactttttaaaacacaattattatgctttgacttaaaatatGGGTCAAAATTATCCAaacaaatgtgaggatttttgcattttattaaatatttacgACACAAAAAGCATACTCTATGGTTGTAATGTTTGCGTAAAAagtaaatagaataaaaaataaaaaaaagtaaactgATTTATATATATTACTTTTTCAACTTTCAATTTATTGTTCtattattttacttctttatttgttattaatttatATACGTTGTTCTTTTAAATTTTatctaaagttgagttttggtggaaCAATATATACTTGTGTTTTCAgatgaataaataattatatttatcgTGATTACTATTTATATTGTTCTAAGTACACTTCAGCAAAACATtgtgtttttattatcattaaaGAAAACACAATAAGAAATATAGATAAACTTACAACAAATAActattaacattatttttttaatatgcaacagaaaatatttaaagtgcataaattaaaaaatgtaatccttatttttaaatttaaaaaaataaaaagaaaaaaaaaatatatatatataaaattaaatccTTATATAAACAACCGAAGATTTAAattatttgatactgaaaaatcaaatcaaataactaTACTATAATAATAAATTGTAATTGATCATCAAAACAATggaaacaataatataaataaacatttacagaatttttatgtgtaaataactcatttcacaacgtatatatctgcagttgtgcggctaatacatggaataatatacaattttttttatttagtgggtgcggcttatataccagtgcgctctagagtccggaaaatacggtacatccaaTGATGGCTAATGTCAGTAGCTAAACTCTGCCAAACCGTTATCATAAGCTGACAACACCCAAAGCTAgagtgtgtgtgtttcttttgTGCTGAAAGCCGGACGGAGGCACGGTAAATCGCTCTTTAACACACTGGAACGTTAGCGCCTTCTAAACATCCCATCTAAGTGGGCCCGCACACGGTAGCAGTGACCTCATGTGAGTGCGCCCTCAGACAGACATGTTTGACGAGCACAGAGCATGTTTGTTACAATCATTAGTCAGGTATGCACCACGACACCAGTTACACCCATTTTGCAAAGTCTATGTAGGGGCGACGCATGAACATGTTCACTTGTTCCTACACAGTACTGGGATGTCACCTGTGGCGTCGGTGTTTAGCGGAGGCACCTGGCTCTCCCCTTCCTCCAATTCAGCCTGCAGTCGGATGTTCACGTGGTTGACCAGATGGGAGAACAGCGCTAGTGTAAAGGCAATGGACGCGCTGTACTGCTTTGACCCTATGCAAAAAACATAAGACACACAATTTTGTTTATATCTACAATATCTACCACACGCAAAGTTGATCGCTGTCCAGTTGGTCCCACCTCCTCTCTTCAGGCTGTGCACCACCATCAGGCACGTGACCACCATCTTGAAAACAAGCGTGTCTGGCAGAACAGCGCAGGGGCCCTCGGCGTGCTGCTCTTCCTCCTCCTCGCTGAGGGGGTGGGAGGTGTGAGCTGGCACCGTTGGCAGGTAGAAAAGCACAAGGTTGAAGTCCTCCAGCACCGATTGGCACAGCGAGGTCAGCTCCGCCTCCATCAGGCTTGACACATGAGGGTGACGGGATTAGAAAATGTGCGACCATGGAAACGTAACAGGTTTTTCAGTGCGCTTTACAAAGTTTATTGGCTCATAATCCACTTGTCCCGACTATGAACACACACACCCCCAGCTCACCTGTTCTTGGGCTGCAGCAGACTCTGCAGGTACATGAAGCTCACTAGGAGGCGCTTGATGTCTCTGGACCTGTAGGAGAACAGGGAAGGCATGGTTACATTCATATACAATGCGCTCCATAGGACACCAGCAGCTTTTGTTTACTGTTGCTTTAATGATCTTTTTTACAGCCACTCATTTTGGCGTAGTAAAGTAAATAGGACACAACATTAAGTAGGGTTCCATTCCATTTAGTTTTAGGGGAAGCAGCTCTCTGCCATTGCTCAAGTGTAATGGGAGGTCACATCAATTACTAACGACTATAGAAGGCATCTTTTCTTGCTGTTTGTGATTTTTTTCTGATTGTATTGGTATAGGACTAAGAACTAGAACTTGTTCAAGCCAGTGTAAAGTATCCTAAATCTTTTGCCATTACTACAGATAATAACGTCTAACTCTACACCATGCGCGTCTTCGAAACTCTGTTTGTACATCGCGTTGTGGAGTGTGCATTTGTCTCCGTGGGTGTGTGGTTTTTTTTCGGGCACTCCAATTTCCtcccacattctaaaaatatgtattttagcaATACTGGAGACTATAAATTGTCCACAGATATGAATGTGTGAAGGACTGTTTATAAACAATATATGTGCCTGCAATTGGCCATGCTAATTTGAGTAAGCCTCTCATTGAGCTAGTCTCttgtacgttagcattaagctagcggcattaCAGCTCAACCTTCATCctgcataattgtattgcttttttcagtttattccaaaTGATATTATTAATCTAACGTGATttctacatgtatgtgcacttcatgcGTATAAATAATGTACTTTACTTAGTGTGTACcacctatgaaggttctcattcatctcagggcgttcaatcgtttgcaactggactgcttggtttgtcttggaagacgtttcgccgctcatccgaggaggcttcatcagtttgtgctcatagacttacattggtcagatctactccAAACGGTCGGTACCaaaacccaaatatttatactccaaaaaatcttTAGGGTGGTTAGTTTTAAGGAGAATTCAttgtgaataatatcaacaaagcacCCAAAGTTATTCTTTTCAACTGTAAttcaaaggactgtttacatatttggcaaactaaattgcaacattcagggagggcagaataaaGTGTAGCCTGTGTTACCTTTTACAATAAGCAACAATTGAAACtggattgaacaaagagagcacaatctaccaagtcaaattccttttgTTAAagctgattgtgattctgattctgatgacataagaaaatatttttaatattaatattattaataacactaatatttgtttttaaatatacataaaacatttgtttagccaTTTGAAAGAAAATGGATGCAACATTGCAAATCAAAATTATGTCAAATATATATGATGCTATCATATTGACCACACCCCCACCACCGTGTATTTAGTGGGAAACCCTAAgaaagatagatggatagatagagatATATATGTATTTCTTAAACAGATTGTAGTCTTGAGGTGCTCTTTACTTTCAACCTTTGTCCGTTCCTTATTTGGGTATACAGAAACAACAggataaatgacaaaatataacaaaaaatgtGCTACACTGAAATATTaataatttggtccaataatattgAAATACATACATTCCTTTTCATACTTAtataagaataacagaccaaattaaatgttatgCAGCCGTAAAAATAGTTCTCTCAAAAAtggtccttattttccataggtcataaatatatcaataattgTCGCTATCGACTGATATAAAACACctttatcgtgatacagtttccaGCTGTATTGCCCAGCCCAAGTGGAAGCTTCTGGAATTTTCGGCTCTACATAAAGCTATGCTTCTGTCTCGAAAATTGAAACTGTAAATATGAGATGCACCAcactgtaactgtatgcatgtttacaatACCATAACCatacataatatttataatacaaaGTACTAAACATATAAACACACCCTTTCCCCTTACACAAGCGTCTGAGGTTTTTTCCGTGCCCTGGAAAGATTCCTGACACATACCGAGTGGCATTCCTCACCTCTGTCGAGACGGCGACAGCTTCTTCATTTCCTGCTTCTTCACTTGGTGGTACATCTTGGCCGCTTTGTCAAAGAGGCGCTTCAGGTTGCCATAGGCGCCTTCGAAGGGGGTCTCTGATTGGATACTAGAAGGTAAAAGGTGACATGTCTGTCAAAATGTGGGACTAATAGGTCCTCTATTATGCAATAGTGGCGTTTGGTGGTGTTCTATTAGTAATATGTCCCTAGAGTCCATTGATGAGCACTAAATATGAGAAAATTATATCATCTCCCTCATTTGTTTGCTCCACTCAAATGCTTGCTCATGAGGAAAGGGCTATTTTTTAATGGACAAGatttacataagaattgtgaatgataaatcTCATTCatatttttgcgtatttccagtatgactgatctaatccagtatgactgatctaataatattgtCAGAATGCAGAAGCATTACGACAGTGAAGTAGAATCCAAGGGAATTACAGAAGATGTTcgaagcggaatattcaaaatggccgactgcatttgtggcattttgtgatgtttagacggtattttcacatactttgcagattgtaaatacgattggatatggtttaatggatacaatgaaacacaaattagcatataaagtcaacttgttttttacactctactgctactttaaagctGCAGACACAGTAGTGGTTAACTAAAAATCACTTTTTAAAGTGTTACattccagcatcaaggcttgATTTTGGACAACACACTTTCGAAAAACTACTGTGGGACATTCTTAGACATATTCACAATTTAAATAAtagacctttaaaggcctactgaaattagtttttcttatttaaacggggatagcagatccattctatgtgtcatacttgataatttcgcgatattgccatatttttgctgaaaggatttagtagagaacattgacgataaagtttgcaacttttggtcgctgataaaaaaagccttgcctgtaccggaagtagcgtgacgtcacaggttgaagagctcctcacatctgcacattgttttcaatcatggacgccagcagcgtgagcgattcggaccgagaaagcgacgattaccccattaatttgaacgaggatgaaagattcgtggatgaggaaagtgaaagtaaaggattagagggcagtggaagtgattcagatagagaagatgctgtgagaggcaggtgggacctgatattcagctgggaatgactaaaacagtaaataaacacaagacatatatatactctattagccacaacacaaccaggcttatatttaatatgccacaaattaatcgcgcataacaaacacctccccccccgtccatataacccgccaatacaactcaaacacccgcacaacacactcaatcccacagcccaaagtacctttcacttccgcaaagttcatacagcacatatatttccccaaagttacgtatgtgacatgcacatagcggcacgcacggacgggcaagcgatcaaatgtttgaacgaaagctgcgtactcacggtagcgcgtctgctatccaactcaaagtcctcctggttgtgttgctgtattgggaagtattgggacacaatggtgtcccaatacttccgcacaatccgtgaagtcacgcgcaaacgtcatcataccgagacgtttttcagccggatatttcccgggaaatttaaaattgcactttataagttaacgcggccgtattggtatgtgttgcaatgttaagatttcatcattgatatataaactatcagactgcgtggtcggtagtagtgggtttcagtaggcctttaaggacaggaGACCCTGCTAAGCATTACTCACCAGCGTAGATAATAATAGGTGGCTTCAACATTGTAGAACTTGCTTCCTGCAAGAGTTCCCAGCTGGTTGAAAGGCATCCCTGCAGAGGAGAGGCTTCAATATCACCTGAAAATCGAGTACGCCAGTTGGTGTGGGCTAGTCACTCACCCACGTGCGGCATGACAGACAGCGCCTGATGGTAGAACCTCTCGGCCAGATGCTCCGCCTCCACCCCAGCAAGCTCATTTTGGTAGCGAGCTGGAGACGACAGCAGCGCATTGAGAGCCGAAAACACGAGTTTTGATGATTAATTTGTTGATTTAGTACCTACCGAGATCTCCGAGGTAGACGAGGCAGCGATGACAGGCCATCTGCGCCCATTCCATCTCCTTGGGGGAGGCCGACACCGCCTTCTTCCGGCCTGcagggaacaaaaaaaaaaaagagttattgATTCACCTAGAACAGCGGTCGGaaatccaaaatgttgaaagagccatcttGGACCAAAGCAATCTgtttggagccacaaaaaattaaaagccttatataagtgttataatgaaggcaacacatgaagtcTATATTAGAATACTATCAAAATGAGGtcatgtgtcacaggctgacacaaatcttccttgacagaaatgttgaaaaataatatttattctacacatttttacaacattggaaaatattagtaaaacttctcagtgggtgagataactcctggaaatgactggcttagagaGGCCAAAGGTAGACGtgtcttctaatggattcattacaatctttgcaagctgggtaacgtttgctgtggtctggaacaacgcggcaacgtttgctgtggtctggaaaaaAATGGTAATGTTTGTTGTGGTCTagaacaacacggcacacaaacaactatcagaaatgcagccaatattacatagagataatgtgtcatgagcaggggtgggaatctttggccacctcacgatttgattacgattcaggaACTAAGATTCGATGAAAAAtttattattgatgcatctttaatctatagatattgatgcagttttacatttcttttcgtttcactaaatacgcgtttatcacttgcaactttataaaacagtgcatttgtaataataaACAGTTATATTAATTCCTATATAAAATgtatgcaaaactggaacataactGCCCTAAAATAAAGAAGCTGGTGAGGTGGCTTCGCTGAGGTGGCTCGCtgtagtcagccaaattttagaactgtctgcattactttatttacaaaacataaatcgattattgacgttttcTAATCGATATTATAATCACCTATGTCTTgaattgcaatgcatctaaaaatcgatttgcCCCACCTctagtcatgagacatgcaaataagcAATcaacggcctcgtcattccgactaAAGAGCGGAGCTTTACGGGTAAGGTGAAGGGTGTTACACCCGACaaaacatcggccctggagggaacgtctcctcCTGCGCTCTTCGACCACagtctgggagccgacaagcaggaCAGATGTAAAACACCTGCATTGCGGCGGCCctctgtttaaagtgtcacctttattgttagttttgaagcccaaatacctccatattacgCTTCATGCACCCTCGTTATTAACCAGTAAAATTgctgttttttgccattcttccccaCCATGATGTTATGCTTGTATGCCCTTTGTATGTGCGTTTAggcacactcaacatcatgcgcctcagctctcagatgaaagaacggtaccggtacatTTCAAAAGGTAGTATAGTACCGGTCtcaattaattagtatcgcggtactttattagtaccggtataccgtacaacccttgtcCCAGGCAAGACAAAATGTTATGTTCTACTCGTGTGCTCACTGACCTATGAGCGGGTCGGTGACGTGGGTCCAGTCGATGCAGTTCTGCAGCTCCAGCTGATAGTGGGACTGTATGTAGAGCAGAAGGTGCTGATAGAAGCCCACACCAGCAATCAGGTGGGTCCTGTAGGCGCACTCCAGCACGCTGCGGCTGTGGATATgctgtggtaaaaaaaatatgacttacaGGACGGATTTCAACAGATAAAACCGCTCAAAAGATGGCAAgttaagtcatttacaaaaggtaaacatgctaggctatcaGCTCCTAGGAGCGAGCAGCCACAGAGTAAGACACAAGCTAAACATacggaagtgaagtgaattatatttgtatagcgcttttctctagtgactcaacgcgcttttacatagtctaacacaatatttaagttacatttaaaccagtgtgggtggcactgggagcaggtgggtaaagtgacttgccctaggacacaacggcagtgactaggatggcggaagcggggattgaacctgaaaccctcaagttgctggcacggccactctaccaaccgagctataccacccccgGAATACggaataatcattgaacaatattgcggtgcaaaacagcacatttgtcaatataaatattatcaaataattatagttgcatattacttacacatacaaagtcatcAAGGCAgacgcgtattagaaagtatccagtgacaaacgtgtccgcatcattcaacttactgcgtcatcaAATACATTTATTGTGACCGCTTGTTCTCTGAGTAATTATACTTAATCAAACCTTCTCTAACATTCCATactacaaaaaaattaaagtatGTACTATGATTCGTGGTAATATCTTATTGGATTAATATAGCTATCGGCCAATACTCCAGGCACTAGTATTGATATTGTAgcgaaagtaaaacaaaaagttATATCgggactagggatgggtaccgttcacatttgaatcaataccggtactcaatggtaccaGTTTACGGTACTTTTGTaagcataaataaatattatttaaaaaaataaaatcccatttttctattgcaacattaaaaaataagccgattatgataactgctgttcaATTGTAATCttgtttcattatcacatttctgagcaTCATTTGCTATTATACCGCTACGTTgcaattgcagttgcaagtccaagacattaaatggcagtagtgtatagtttatggtgtgttggtcatTTCAgtcgttgcgccctacaaagtgttaatactgtaagtaatgtactaattacacaacagctgtttgatggcaacatgcatcttagttgtagtttgaaggtgttgaaatcaaaaaggtaaaatcgctaatgctagtcAGTAacgtgtcaatagcaaagccagtgtatattagcatcaagcgagCGCATTTATATAAAGTGGACATTACTTAACTTACATTGgagcttgttttttttaagtcaataaatttgttggcattgaaaattacaacattaccgagaggtagtttggctgataCGATCGGTGCCAAAACAAACACCCCCATTGGTACCCACCCCTAAGCGGGACAATATCTGTCAGCGCCTGCAGCTACCTTCTTGTTGGTCTTGATGACCTGGATGACCTCGTAGTAGACCTTCCTCCACAGCAGCTCCTCAGCTTTGCGGCCATAGTCGACAGGGTGGAGGAACATCAGCTTGACGCAGAGCTCCCTCAGCCtgacaag from the Entelurus aequoreus isolate RoL-2023_Sb linkage group LG20, RoL_Eaeq_v1.1, whole genome shotgun sequence genome contains:
- the smg5 gene encoding nonsense-mediated mRNA decay factor SMG5; this encodes MSGPGQDNEPEAKVLLIKRLYRAVVESVHKLDVIIASKASYREVFKPENISLRNKLRELCVKLMFLHPVDYGRKAEELLWRKVYYEVIQVIKTNKKHIHSRSVLECAYRTHLIAGVGFYQHLLLYIQSHYQLELQNCIDWTHVTDPLIGRKKAVSASPKEMEWAQMACHRCLVYLGDLARYQNELAGVEAEHLAERFYHQALSVMPHVGMPFNQLGTLAGSKFYNVEATYYYLRCIQSETPFEGAYGNLKRLFDKAAKMYHQVKKQEMKKLSPSRQRSRDIKRLLVSFMYLQSLLQPKNSLMEAELTSLCQSVLEDFNLVLFYLPTVPAHTSHPLSEEEEEQHAEGPCAVLPDTLVFKMVVTCLMVVHSLKRGGSKQYSASIAFTLALFSHLVNHVNIRLQAELEEGESQVPPLNTDATDDLETREALPADGSEERPLQNGSLEREDEEEQNEVGAKKNSGVEDEEKQKQKKKYTRLSRLRRRRCGRKDHRGEEDESDLSEGFESEDDDEEEEEAATTRDCAASAGRPPPGVPPEQSTLRKEVKNNPLGEEGCWGSGSEEEEEGGTAFDVETDSDMNSQESRSDLEDIDDSENCDNHEVQAPEHQDEEENEEQPKEEGGDRSVDTPPTTNGPPVANEASISSNLQAMSSQLFQAKRCFRLAPTFSNKLLRPQAASGAPASANHSTPPPQETPPTAMDSTCDDNQSAPNGTNENDVDSDAEGSQHSVQSVHSEKTLLEKLEILTNQGLIQVVKVFIDWLRTNTDIILMCAQSSQSLWNRLSVLLNLLPDGNRMLEAEVDLDPDVTELLNECERPALVQTLLLPEDVALRHLPALGVAHCHLDFARHSTSLSPLQECIVRVCCIRSFGHFLTSLQGNVLHFNPEAGIFTSVSQSQPDNLVQQAKAQFRMAEEEARRNRLMRDMAQLRLQLEVSQLEGSLQQPKAQSSISPYLVPDTAALCQNLSIIRHLAGSGCFIIIIPRTVIDGLDRLKKENAGARDSIRFLESEFRKGNRYIRCQKESGRSFERDKLKRQDIDAWHMYKMVDSCRQLTVSQSNGDDDTAGMVMLLTGHQVDELCSRSAAMKSAVQAAGSAGMELKNIVEFYRQWKEIG